A genomic stretch from Brucella sp. BE17 includes:
- a CDS encoding methionine synthase produces MKRLLPTSTAGSLPKPSWLAEPEKLWSPWKLQDDELIAGKQDALRLSLDDQQQAGIDIVSDGEQTRQHFVTTFIEHLDGVDFEKRETVRIRNRYDASVPTVVGAVSRPKPVFVEDAKFLRQQTQQPIKWALPGPMTMIDTLYDAHYKSREKLAWEFARILNEEARELEAAGVDIIQFDEPAFNVFFDEVNDWGVATLERAIEGLKCETAIHICYGYGIKANTDWKKTLGSEWRQYEESFPKLQKSNIDLISLECQNSHVPIDLIELLRGKKVMVGAIDVATQTVETPEEVASTLRKALRFVDADKLYPCTNCGMAPLPRKVARGKLDALSAGAEIIRRELSA; encoded by the coding sequence ATGAAAAGACTATTGCCTACGTCGACCGCCGGCAGTTTGCCAAAGCCTTCTTGGCTTGCAGAACCTGAAAAACTTTGGTCGCCTTGGAAGTTGCAGGATGATGAATTAATTGCGGGCAAGCAAGATGCTCTGCGCTTGTCTTTGGACGATCAACAACAGGCTGGCATTGATATCGTCAGTGACGGCGAGCAAACGCGCCAGCATTTTGTAACGACGTTTATTGAGCACCTCGACGGGGTCGACTTTGAAAAGCGTGAAACGGTCAGAATCCGCAATCGTTACGATGCGAGTGTGCCGACGGTTGTTGGCGCTGTATCGCGTCCAAAGCCGGTTTTTGTCGAAGACGCTAAGTTCTTACGTCAGCAAACTCAGCAACCTATCAAATGGGCCTTGCCGGGACCTATGACTATGATCGATACGCTTTATGATGCCCATTATAAAAGCCGTGAGAAACTGGCGTGGGAATTCGCAAGGATACTCAATGAAGAAGCCCGGGAACTGGAGGCTGCCGGCGTCGATATCATCCAGTTCGACGAACCGGCATTCAACGTCTTCTTTGATGAGGTCAATGATTGGGGTGTCGCTACCCTGGAGAGGGCAATTGAAGGTCTTAAGTGCGAAACTGCCATCCATATTTGCTATGGCTATGGCATTAAGGCCAACACTGATTGGAAAAAGACCCTGGGATCCGAGTGGCGTCAATATGAGGAATCCTTCCCCAAACTACAAAAGTCGAATATCGACCTGATCTCGCTAGAGTGTCAGAACTCGCATGTTCCCATTGACCTTATTGAACTCCTTCGAGGCAAAAAGGTGATGGTAGGGGCCATCGACGTCGCAACTCAAACGGTTGAAACTCCGGAGGAAGTCGCCAGCACTTTGCGAAAGGCACTTCGGTTCGTTGATGCCGACAAGCTCTATCCATGCACCAATTGCGGGATGGCTCCGCTACCTCGGAAAGTAGCTCGAGGCAAACTGGACGCTTTAAGTGCAGGTGCAGAAATCATCAGAAGAGAGCTTTCGGCCTAG
- a CDS encoding glycoside hydrolase family 19 protein, translating into MNMHLGDTRLLIEAGREHGLLRNQMAYVLATAYHETAHTMKPIIEKGGDKYLRSKKYYPFFGRGYVQITWRENYVKAGKALGVDFVKKPELLLKAEYAAPILIVGMIEGWFTGKKLSDYITLQKSDFKGARRIVNGTDRADLIAGYAKDYDKTLLAEGYGVEQVVTAPAAEVIPAPVEEKPISKSSRFWTWMSSGSAGAAIPFVDWRVQMVLVVFLLALTFYAIFTMPQARAKLEKLVDAL; encoded by the coding sequence ATGAATATGCATCTTGGCGATACCCGCCTCTTGATTGAGGCGGGTCGAGAGCACGGGCTATTGCGCAATCAAATGGCGTATGTGCTGGCAACGGCCTATCACGAGACGGCGCACACGATGAAGCCGATCATTGAGAAGGGCGGCGATAAATATCTGCGCTCGAAAAAGTATTATCCATTCTTCGGTCGGGGCTATGTGCAGATCACCTGGCGCGAGAACTATGTGAAGGCAGGCAAGGCGCTTGGTGTCGATTTCGTCAAAAAGCCGGAACTGTTGCTTAAAGCCGAATATGCAGCACCCATCCTGATTGTCGGCATGATCGAAGGCTGGTTCACCGGCAAGAAGCTTTCCGATTACATCACCTTGCAAAAGTCGGATTTCAAAGGCGCTCGCCGGATCGTCAACGGAACCGACCGTGCGGATCTGATTGCAGGCTATGCAAAGGATTATGACAAGACATTGCTGGCCGAAGGCTATGGCGTCGAACAGGTTGTGACGGCTCCAGCCGCAGAAGTCATTCCGGCACCGGTCGAGGAAAAGCCAATCTCGAAATCCTCCCGCTTCTGGACGTGGATGAGCAGTGGTAGTGCAGGGGCTGCAATTCCGTTTGTCGACTGGCGGGTGCAGATGGTGCTTGTCGTGTTCCTGCTGGCGCTGACCTTCTATGCGATCTTCACCATGCCGCAGGCGAGGGCCAAGCTTGAAAAGCTGGTTGATGCGCTATGA
- a CDS encoding aminotransferase class V-fold PLP-dependent enzyme, whose product MSDLTQCVLTPEVPTDGFTPLGVGVHRASTIVFKDAVAYASRGERGREGYSYGLYGTPTTRTLEAKLTSLEGGAWTFLTPSGQAANALAVLPFLAAGDHILIADTAYPPMRDLAQTDLHRLGVDVEFFNPRSLEDVTSKIRKKTRIVWCESPGSTTMEILDLPKIAAIAHEHGALVGVDNTWATPLNFKPLQHGADIVTEALTKFVSGHSDVLMGSITVRDTALITPIRSLIGRMGIGVSPDDASLVLRGFETLSVRLRHSERVALDFARRIEGHPLVTQVLHPALETFPDHELWKRDFLGSSGVFSIVFTEAASIHVAASLDALKTFAIGASWGGTRSLAAPMSIAGSRSATAWNSPDVILRLSIGLEDEVELWADVERLLASLEARTVESANAASLKTVHHG is encoded by the coding sequence ATGAGCGATCTCACCCAATGCGTCCTCACGCCCGAAGTACCGACGGACGGTTTCACGCCGCTCGGCGTTGGCGTCCATCGTGCCTCGACGATCGTCTTCAAGGATGCTGTGGCCTATGCATCGCGCGGCGAACGTGGACGCGAGGGCTATTCTTACGGCCTCTACGGTACGCCGACCACGCGCACGCTCGAAGCCAAACTGACAAGCCTTGAAGGCGGAGCCTGGACATTTCTGACCCCGTCTGGGCAAGCAGCCAATGCATTGGCTGTTCTTCCATTCCTGGCAGCCGGCGATCACATTTTGATCGCCGACACCGCATATCCGCCGATGCGCGATCTGGCGCAGACAGATTTGCATCGCCTCGGTGTGGATGTCGAATTCTTCAATCCCCGATCATTGGAGGATGTCACCTCCAAGATACGAAAAAAGACCCGGATCGTCTGGTGTGAAAGCCCCGGTTCGACAACGATGGAAATCCTCGATCTGCCAAAGATCGCGGCCATAGCTCATGAGCATGGCGCTCTGGTCGGTGTCGATAATACCTGGGCGACACCACTCAATTTCAAGCCGCTCCAGCATGGCGCAGATATCGTCACCGAAGCGCTTACCAAGTTCGTATCGGGCCATTCCGATGTGCTTATGGGCTCTATCACAGTGCGGGATACCGCCCTGATCACGCCGATCCGTTCGCTGATAGGCCGTATGGGCATCGGTGTTTCGCCGGACGACGCTTCGCTTGTGCTTCGCGGCTTCGAGACGCTCAGCGTGCGCCTGCGCCATTCGGAGCGTGTTGCGCTCGATTTCGCGCGCAGGATCGAAGGCCACCCTCTCGTGACGCAGGTGCTTCATCCAGCCTTAGAAACCTTCCCTGACCATGAGCTTTGGAAGCGAGATTTCCTCGGCTCCAGCGGTGTTTTCAGCATTGTTTTCACGGAAGCGGCATCAATCCACGTCGCTGCGTCTCTCGACGCGTTGAAGACCTTTGCCATCGGCGCTTCCTGGGGTGGCACGCGGAGCCTCGCAGCCCCTATGTCCATTGCTGGCTCTCGCAGTGCCACCGCTTGGAACAGTCCGGACGTCATCCTGCGCCTCAGCATCGGACTGGAGGATGAAGTCGAGCTCTGGGCGGACGTGGAGCGCTTGCTCGCCTCCCTCGAAGCCAGGACCGTCGAGTCTGCAAATGCGGCTTCGCTAAAAACGGTCCATCACGGCTGA
- a CDS encoding M20/M25/M40 family metallo-hydrolase encodes MPKTENVLRDIDEKFDITLGKLLELVSIPSISSEPSSGEGISRAAEWLRQELSTIGLAANVIETKGHPVVLARSSKALTDNKPRLLFYGHYDVQPVGDLGQWTHTPFAPTVIKEDGLDRFYGRGTSDSKSQLWTFIEALRAWKSVNGEFPADVIVMLEGEEECGSPSLPDFISAYREDLACDVAFICDAEMWSAEQPAITTQLKGLVHERVTISAPNPDLHSGHYGAVAVNPIRVLSTILTSLHDDKGRVAIDGFYDGVCDIPDAIRHQWQELSQQPELFADVDLAGGIVEEGYSPIEAMWGRPTVDINGITGGNQGPGERSVLPGAATTRLSFRLVAGQTPEMIRQRFRSHVERMVPESCHVEFEGQGGSSAVILSQHSPYLKAATRGLEKEWETPVILRGTGGAIPLVEQLSEALQTECVVIGFILPSDAIHAPDERYDSERLRRGARSWVRIFEEIRARFQVGPRCSVPASGVSDLG; translated from the coding sequence GTGCCAAAGACAGAAAACGTGCTGCGGGATATCGACGAGAAGTTTGATATCACTCTAGGCAAGCTTCTTGAGCTGGTTTCGATCCCGTCGATCTCAAGCGAGCCTTCCAGCGGAGAAGGGATATCGAGGGCGGCGGAATGGCTGCGACAGGAGCTTTCAACCATTGGGCTAGCGGCTAATGTGATCGAGACGAAGGGGCATCCCGTGGTTCTCGCCCGCTCCTCCAAAGCTTTAACCGACAACAAGCCGCGCCTGTTGTTCTACGGGCACTACGATGTACAGCCCGTGGGTGATCTCGGCCAGTGGACACACACGCCCTTTGCGCCGACTGTCATCAAAGAGGATGGCCTCGACAGATTCTATGGGCGCGGCACCTCCGACAGCAAGAGCCAACTCTGGACCTTCATCGAAGCATTGCGGGCATGGAAAAGTGTGAATGGTGAATTTCCCGCAGACGTCATTGTCATGCTGGAAGGCGAGGAAGAATGTGGATCGCCGAGCTTGCCGGATTTCATCAGTGCATACCGAGAAGACCTCGCCTGCGATGTTGCCTTCATTTGTGATGCAGAGATGTGGTCGGCGGAGCAACCTGCTATCACGACCCAGCTCAAGGGCCTCGTCCACGAACGTGTTACGATCTCTGCCCCAAATCCAGACCTTCATTCGGGGCATTACGGTGCGGTCGCCGTGAACCCGATCAGAGTTCTGAGTACTATCCTCACAAGCCTGCATGACGACAAGGGGCGTGTTGCCATAGACGGCTTCTATGATGGGGTGTGCGACATCCCCGACGCCATACGTCACCAGTGGCAGGAGTTATCCCAGCAACCGGAACTCTTCGCCGATGTCGACCTCGCCGGAGGCATCGTTGAGGAAGGCTACTCGCCGATCGAAGCCATGTGGGGTCGCCCGACCGTCGATATAAACGGCATTACCGGTGGCAATCAGGGACCGGGTGAACGCTCCGTCCTGCCGGGGGCGGCAACCACACGGCTGTCCTTCCGGCTGGTCGCCGGCCAAACGCCAGAAATGATCCGCCAGCGGTTCCGCAGCCATGTCGAACGGATGGTGCCGGAGAGTTGCCATGTCGAGTTCGAGGGCCAGGGCGGCAGTTCCGCAGTCATACTGTCGCAGCACAGCCCCTATTTAAAGGCTGCGACCCGGGGGCTTGAGAAGGAATGGGAAACGCCGGTCATTCTACGCGGTACAGGTGGCGCCATCCCCTTGGTCGAACAGCTCAGCGAGGCCTTGCAAACGGAATGCGTGGTTATCGGCTTTATTCTGCCTAGCGATGCTATCCACGCTCCTGATGAGCGCTACGATAGTGAGCGCCTTCGCCGCGGCGCAAGAAGCTGGGTCAGGATCTTCGAAGAGATACGGGCGCGGTTCCAAGTCGGGCCTAGGTGTTCAGTCCCCGCATCTGGTGTATCGGATTTAGGATGA
- a CDS encoding DUF1852 domain-containing protein → MRHAFTFCLKSHRFDENYHPADNTRITTNFANLARGENRQENLRNTLKMIDNRFNALAHWDNPKGDRYSVELEIISVEMNIDAEDNQDAFPLIEILQTNIVDRKTNQRVEGIVGNNFSSYVRDYDFSVVLPEYNKGRPAFSAPDDFGDLHGKLFKCFLNSHAYKEHFRKPPVICLSASSSKTYHRIGNHHPVLGVEYQQNELSSTDQYFQKMGLQVRFFMPPNSVAPFAFYFVGDLLNDYTNLELIGTISTMETFQKIYRPEIYNANSVAGYRFQPSLKHEDYSLTRVVYDREERGRLAVEQGKFAEENFIKPYKTVLEQWSANYTL, encoded by the coding sequence ATGCGTCACGCTTTTACGTTCTGCCTCAAGAGCCATCGTTTTGATGAGAACTATCATCCCGCAGACAATACGCGTATCACGACGAATTTCGCTAATTTGGCCAGAGGGGAGAACCGCCAGGAGAACCTCCGTAACACCTTGAAGATGATTGACAATCGTTTCAACGCTCTGGCGCATTGGGATAATCCCAAAGGCGATCGTTATTCTGTAGAACTCGAAATCATTTCGGTCGAGATGAATATTGATGCGGAAGACAATCAGGATGCTTTCCCACTGATTGAAATCTTGCAAACGAATATCGTCGATCGGAAGACAAATCAACGCGTCGAAGGCATCGTAGGGAATAATTTCTCTTCGTATGTTCGAGATTATGACTTCAGCGTCGTGCTGCCCGAATACAATAAGGGGCGCCCCGCATTCAGCGCTCCGGATGACTTCGGCGATCTGCATGGAAAACTGTTCAAATGTTTTCTCAATTCCCATGCTTACAAAGAGCATTTTCGTAAGCCGCCGGTCATATGCTTGAGTGCATCCAGCAGCAAGACGTATCACCGCATTGGAAATCACCATCCCGTATTGGGTGTTGAATATCAGCAGAATGAATTATCTTCGACGGACCAGTACTTTCAAAAAATGGGGCTGCAGGTTCGCTTCTTCATGCCGCCGAACAGTGTTGCGCCTTTCGCTTTCTATTTTGTTGGCGATCTCCTCAATGACTACACTAATCTTGAGCTTATCGGCACAATCAGCACGATGGAAACTTTTCAGAAAATCTATCGGCCTGAGATTTACAACGCCAATTCCGTAGCTGGGTATCGCTTTCAGCCAAGTCTAAAGCATGAGGACTATTCACTAACACGCGTGGTCTATGATCGCGAAGAGCGTGGCCGGCTTGCTGTTGAGCAGGGAAAATTCGCTGAAGAGAACTTCATTAAACCGTATAAGACCGTCCTTGAGCAGTGGTCTGCCAACTACACCCTTTGA
- a CDS encoding ABC transporter substrate-binding protein produces MYKTLTHQLILFALAVATMSGQSFAQGFDTSSIRVEGALATRLPEKIKAAGVLTIGSDTAYAPWEFLSEKDGQTPEGIDVDIAKAIGNKLGVKIDFQTSAFEAILPALGTKFDIGVSAFSITKERMKAVNFVAYANTGALWAVKAGNPTGFDPAKLCGRKIAIQSGSLFEKAVLTENQSCKSEGQPEIEVLPFSKQPDALTRVAAGGADATVSGEAGTGYAVLQSRGQFETLLPASEALNVRGPNGIAIAKSDMALTELIADTINSLIADGTYKELLDSWGVGSVIVDKAVVNPDVKI; encoded by the coding sequence ATGTACAAGACACTTACGCACCAGCTGATACTTTTCGCCCTTGCCGTGGCGACCATGAGCGGCCAAAGCTTCGCTCAGGGGTTCGATACATCCTCGATAAGGGTCGAGGGAGCCCTGGCGACCCGCTTACCAGAAAAGATCAAGGCAGCCGGCGTGCTGACGATCGGGTCTGATACTGCCTATGCACCCTGGGAGTTCCTGAGCGAAAAAGATGGCCAGACGCCAGAGGGCATCGACGTCGATATTGCCAAAGCCATCGGCAATAAGCTCGGCGTCAAAATTGACTTCCAAACATCTGCCTTCGAAGCAATTCTTCCGGCTCTTGGCACCAAGTTCGACATTGGTGTCTCGGCTTTCTCGATTACCAAAGAGCGCATGAAGGCGGTCAATTTCGTCGCTTACGCCAATACGGGCGCGTTGTGGGCTGTAAAAGCTGGAAACCCAACGGGCTTCGACCCCGCCAAGCTCTGTGGTCGGAAAATTGCTATTCAATCTGGCAGCCTCTTCGAGAAAGCTGTTCTTACGGAGAACCAGAGTTGCAAGTCGGAAGGACAGCCGGAGATAGAGGTACTCCCGTTCTCTAAGCAACCCGATGCGCTCACACGCGTTGCAGCGGGCGGTGCTGATGCGACCGTGTCGGGAGAGGCTGGCACTGGCTATGCGGTTCTCCAGTCGAGAGGTCAATTCGAGACGCTGCTACCCGCGTCTGAAGCCCTGAACGTGCGCGGCCCGAACGGTATCGCTATCGCCAAGTCGGATATGGCATTGACCGAACTTATCGCCGATACGATTAACTCCCTGATTGCAGATGGAACCTACAAGGAGTTGCTCGATTCCTGGGGTGTCGGTTCCGTGATCGTGGACAAAGCTGTGGTGAACCCTGATGTCAAGATCTGA
- a CDS encoding amino acid ABC transporter permease — MATNVENIGPSFQSAPSGQSTVTRNIVVPRRHSSRWLAVAILTILGLQIVQAVSVNPNFHWDVYLTYLFSPQVIRGVGWTLLLTIVAMTVAIVVAGLLVIMRDSDNPILRGIAYAWVWFFRGTPIYTQLLFWGLFAVLFPNLSLAIPFGPEVISIETKYIVTPAMAAILGLGFNESAYLTEIFRAGFNSLDRGQAEAAQALGMKPAKIWWRILMPQAMRVIIPPTGNETIGMLKMTSLVLAVPFTLDLTFATNAISNRLYLPIPLLLVAGTWYLAITSVLMVGQHFLERHFGKGVSNHPTRAE, encoded by the coding sequence ATGGCCACCAACGTTGAAAATATTGGACCCAGTTTCCAGTCGGCTCCCTCCGGACAGTCGACAGTCACGCGCAATATCGTTGTCCCGCGCCGTCACTCCAGCCGTTGGCTCGCCGTCGCCATCCTGACAATTCTGGGGTTGCAGATCGTTCAGGCTGTTTCAGTCAATCCCAATTTTCATTGGGATGTCTACCTGACCTACCTCTTTTCCCCGCAGGTCATTCGCGGGGTCGGTTGGACGCTGCTTTTGACAATCGTTGCCATGACGGTTGCGATCGTGGTCGCGGGCCTGCTGGTAATCATGCGTGACAGCGACAATCCCATTCTGCGTGGTATCGCCTATGCCTGGGTGTGGTTCTTCCGCGGAACCCCGATCTATACGCAGCTGTTGTTCTGGGGTCTCTTTGCGGTTCTGTTTCCCAATCTGAGCCTTGCTATCCCTTTTGGCCCAGAGGTGATCAGCATCGAAACCAAATACATTGTTACGCCAGCCATGGCGGCTATCCTCGGCCTCGGCTTCAACGAGTCCGCCTATCTAACGGAAATCTTCCGGGCAGGGTTCAACTCGCTTGATCGTGGGCAGGCCGAAGCGGCGCAGGCGTTGGGCATGAAACCAGCGAAGATCTGGTGGCGAATTCTCATGCCCCAAGCGATGCGGGTGATCATACCGCCGACAGGAAACGAGACCATCGGCATGCTGAAGATGACGTCTCTGGTCCTCGCTGTGCCGTTCACCCTAGACCTGACATTCGCGACCAATGCGATTTCCAACCGTCTCTATCTGCCCATCCCGCTGCTTCTGGTGGCAGGCACCTGGTATCTCGCCATAACCAGCGTTCTGATGGTTGGTCAGCATTTTCTCGAGCGCCATTTTGGTAAAGGCGTCTCCAATCACCCGACACGGGCGGAATAG
- a CDS encoding amino acid ABC transporter ATP-binding protein: MNTHVSEFCVEMQNIHKFYGIVHALKGVDLRVRRGEVCVAIGPSGSGKSTLLRCINQLESISAGRVFLKGELQGFTERNGRFHTLAPGQIAAQRRLTGMVFQRFHLFPHMTAQQNVMEGPLHVNGWSREQSRKKADDLLRRVGLDGFGNRYPAQLSGGQQQRVAIARALAMEPEVMLFDEPTSALDPELVGEVLDVIKDLACSGITMVVVTHEIGFAREVGNHLVFMDQGQIVEEGDPRTMLSSPQNPRTAAFLSKVL; the protein is encoded by the coding sequence ATGAATACACATGTTTCCGAGTTCTGTGTCGAGATGCAGAACATTCACAAATTCTATGGCATCGTTCATGCACTGAAAGGTGTGGATCTGCGGGTGCGGCGCGGTGAAGTCTGCGTGGCCATTGGCCCGTCTGGCTCCGGAAAATCGACGTTGCTTCGATGCATAAATCAGCTGGAGAGCATTTCGGCCGGTCGCGTTTTTCTGAAGGGCGAATTGCAGGGTTTCACCGAGCGGAACGGCCGCTTTCACACTCTTGCGCCGGGGCAGATTGCGGCTCAGCGGCGGTTAACAGGCATGGTGTTTCAACGATTCCACTTGTTTCCGCACATGACCGCCCAGCAAAACGTCATGGAAGGACCTCTGCACGTCAACGGCTGGTCACGAGAGCAGTCGAGAAAAAAGGCCGATGATCTGCTGAGGCGAGTAGGACTGGATGGCTTTGGAAACCGGTATCCGGCGCAGCTTTCTGGCGGCCAACAGCAGCGCGTCGCCATCGCTCGTGCGCTTGCAATGGAGCCTGAGGTAATGCTGTTCGATGAGCCAACTTCGGCACTCGATCCCGAACTGGTCGGGGAAGTGCTAGACGTCATCAAGGATCTGGCATGCAGCGGCATCACAATGGTTGTCGTTACACATGAAATCGGCTTTGCACGCGAGGTGGGAAATCATCTCGTCTTCATGGATCAAGGCCAGATCGTCGAGGAAGGTGACCCGCGCACCATGCTTTCCAGTCCGCAGAACCCGCGCACTGCCGCCTTTCTTTCCAAAGTGCTTTGA
- a CDS encoding LysR substrate-binding domain-containing protein: protein MNLRQVEVFRVVMTNGTTARAAEVLHVSQPAVSKMIQELERSIGFDLFKRIKGRLHPTQEGQLFFREVEQAFLGLSHLRGAAARIRDYGSGEIRIACLSALSTNVLPRALHAFMQAHPNIAVTFQARMSSNVRDLVASGQFDLGVVADEIDRTGVEVEEFVQFRVAVALPKGHPLEALDVIRPADLAGQAFVALAPEDTTRREAEIAFAKEGVAVRTVMETPYSTTICAMVAAGIGVGLVNPLTAEPYEGHGLTLRPFEPALHFRTLLITPPNRLSSAILEDFIRVLREAI, encoded by the coding sequence GTGAACCTGAGACAAGTAGAAGTCTTCAGGGTAGTGATGACGAATGGTACGACGGCACGCGCCGCCGAGGTACTGCATGTCTCCCAACCTGCCGTCAGCAAGATGATCCAGGAGCTGGAGCGTTCGATTGGCTTCGACCTTTTCAAGCGGATCAAGGGGCGATTGCATCCGACCCAGGAGGGTCAGTTGTTTTTCCGGGAGGTCGAACAGGCCTTTCTGGGATTGAGCCATCTTCGCGGTGCGGCTGCCCGCATTCGGGATTACGGTTCCGGCGAAATCAGGATCGCTTGCCTTTCCGCCCTGTCGACCAATGTCCTGCCTCGCGCTCTTCACGCCTTCATGCAGGCCCACCCGAATATCGCGGTTACATTCCAGGCACGTATGTCGTCCAACGTGCGGGACCTCGTGGCATCCGGCCAGTTTGACCTCGGGGTGGTTGCGGACGAAATCGACCGAACCGGCGTCGAGGTCGAGGAGTTCGTCCAGTTCCGCGTGGCCGTCGCGTTGCCCAAAGGACATCCGCTCGAAGCCCTCGATGTCATCCGACCGGCCGATCTTGCGGGGCAGGCCTTTGTGGCGCTCGCTCCAGAAGACACGACCCGTCGCGAAGCAGAGATTGCCTTCGCAAAAGAAGGCGTGGCTGTTCGCACGGTGATGGAGACGCCGTACTCGACGACGATCTGCGCTATGGTGGCTGCGGGTATCGGCGTCGGCCTCGTCAACCCGTTGACGGCGGAACCTTACGAAGGCCACGGATTGACACTTCGGCCTTTCGAGCCAGCACTTCACTTCCGAACACTTCTTATCACTCCCCCTAATCGTCTTTCGTCCGCAATTCTGGAGGACTTCATCCGAGTGCTGCGTGAAGCGATCTGA